The following proteins are co-located in the Eleginops maclovinus isolate JMC-PN-2008 ecotype Puerto Natales chromosome 23, JC_Emac_rtc_rv5, whole genome shotgun sequence genome:
- the inppl1b gene encoding inositol polyphosphate phosphatase-like 1b isoform X3: protein MATAAWYHRDISRVHAEDLLARAGRDGSYLVRDSESVPGAYALCLLFQRHVHTYRILPDADGLLAVQTTQGVQVNCFRTLEDLVLGYQHPHKGLVTPLLYAVPRDTDTGDESSGGPSSCYHSTSPNTSMYRFTDMCIYDEKPASVPATINTAPLTGPPAKPAPHTLFLDKLQELNTSSTAGEVIGLLNDYLFSELPLDIENVHKGATTLCHLKRTLGTACQGLNSEIDLTLSSLETLARVFDHPSCSLTNTKAQVLKALQDAVTNHNLAVQPSPPPPEPTPIIVTSVKNQARQLPVHSFQVKMVRYGRQTVSVDVDTGVLLFDRKSGSFGIERVSHDRILQIVRFQSSPAKVRMVVDSHHNTPREMTFESARKRDAFCQLLQLMKTRHSHLSEPDVISVFIGTWNMGGSPPPRSLQSWVTCCGLGHTPDDSTALLPHDIYALGTQENPQGEREWTEHVKTTLRSYTHIEYKQVAVQSLWNMRLAVFVKPEHESRVSHVNTACVKTGLGNTLGNKGAVGVSFLFNGTSFGFVNCHLTSGSEKVLRRNQNFVDILRLLSLGDKQLGAFDLSLRFNHLFWCGDLNYRLDLDVQDILKHVSKREFEELMCADQLTRERHKRKSFLNFKEEKIAFPPTYRYERGSRDCYLWQKYKTSGVRVNVPSWCDRILWKSYPEIHIFCTAYGCTDDIFTSDHSPVFATFQVGVTSQFSSKTETKSGVERAWIELEGIEAIVKTASKAKFFIDFHSSCLEETRRSSENDSQSCDVPRFLKLGWSFKQLPKLFPIKSDMEYLQDQHLLLSVKSCDGFESYGECCVALRSLTGASEQFETFLSHRGEEMGSIRGRVRVHVPKDRRETREKTYDWFSFEKNDKGPARGHMSPASTRGQINRSLAAPPKHTPSSYTNPAYFIFETVSVTRRVEEALPQLRDPQVIWSGNEALQLPKISGRQGFDRRPFRRSDFTEIEIPAIPPQYTPTTDLHTPQTNSSYQLFPAKNPSPLPPPSSNAMPQYQEQTSQPRDKYQCKKNVQDSKTVLPDKNQRNLYMNQSAIIREKTRRDHHQLLPERTSPIRASKVPSAFPYTPSPAHSQASVPWIVDQQPPGPTGDNSLTALQMAKSLSEVDFFPPLQRGPAILNHRPSYRNGPSMHGDRGYSWEKEVSVLQCAPETVRELLSALGLQKYTLGLSLNGWDDLDYFSGITEEDLCAAGVTNPSHRRRILDNLPRNWN, encoded by the exons ATGGCTACGGCGGCATGGTATCATCGTGACATCAGCCGTGTGCACGCTGAGGATCTGCTGGCACGGGCCGGGAGGGATGGCAGCTACCTAGTGAGAGACAGTGAGTCTGTGCCAGGAGCCTATGCGTTGTGCCTGCt GTTCCAACGTCATGTTCACACCTATCGTATTCTTCCTGATGCTGACGGCCTTCTAGCAGTTCAG aCAACACAGGGGGTGCAGGTGAACTGTTTCCGGACACTGGAGGATCTGGTGTTGGGGTACCAACATCCGCACAAGGGCCTGGTCACTCCTCTTCTCTACGCTGTTCCCCGGGATACAGACACTGGGGATGAGAGCTCAGGTGGGCCCTCTAGCTGCTATCACAGCACATCACCCAACACGAGCATGTACAGATTCACTGACATGTGTATTT ATGATGAGAAGCCGGCTTCAGTACCTGCCACCATTAACACCGCACCTCTCACTGGACCACCAGCAAAACCAGCCCCTCATACCCTGTTCCTGGATAAATTGCAGGAGCTGAACACATCCAG TACTGCAGGTGAGGTGATCGGTCTTCTCAATGACTACCTATTCAGTGAGCTGCCTCTTGACATTGAGAATGTGCACAAAGGTGCAACAACGCTGTGCCACCTGAAGCGTACTCTGGGTACTGCGTGCCAAGGCTTAAACAG TGAGATCGACCTGACTCTTTCAAGTCTGGAAACCCTGGCAAGAGTCTTTGACCACCCCAGCTGCTCTTTAACAAACACCAAAGCACAG GTATTGAAAGCATTACAAGATGCAGTGACCAATCACAATCTGGCAGTTCAGCCAAGCCCGCCTCCTCCTGAACCAACACCCATCATCGTAACATCTGTCAAGAACCAGGCCAGACAGCTGCCAGTCCACTCCTTTCAG GTGAAGATGGTGAGGTATGGCAGACAGACTGTTTCTGTGGACGTGGACACAGGAGTGCTGCTCTTTGACAGAAAGTCTGGTTCATTTGGTATAGAGAGAGTCTCACATGACAGAA TCCTTCAGATTGTCAGGTTCCAGAGCAGTCCGGCCAAGGTACGCATGGTGGTGGACAGCCACCACAACACACCACGGGAGATGACGTTTGAGAGTGCACGG AAACGCGATGCCTTCTGCCAACTCCTGCAGCTGATGAAAACCAGACACTCTCATCTGAGTGAACCTGACGTGATATCTGTGTTCATTGGCACCTGGAACATGG GTGGTTCCCCTCCTCCTCGCAGCCTGCAGTCGTGGGTGACCTGCTGCGGTCTGGGACACACCCCTGACGATTCCACTGCCTTGCTCCCTCATGACATCTATGCTTTGGGGACTCAGGAAAACCCTCAAGGGGAGAGAGAATGGACAGAACATGTCAAAACAACTCTTCGCAGCTACACTCACATCGAGTACAAACAA GTGGCAGTACAGTCCCTCTGGAACATGaggctggctgtgtttgtgaagcCTGAGCATGAGAGTCGCGTCAGCCATGTGAACACCGCCTGTGTGAAGACTGGCCTGGGAAACACTTTGG GGAACAAGGGAGCAGTGGGTGTGTCTTTCCTCTTCAACGGGACATCTTTTGGGTTTGTTAACTGCCACCTGACCTCTGGAAGTGAGAAAGTCCTAAG GAGGAACCAGAACTTTGTGGACATCCTCAGGCTGCTCTCTCTGGGTGACAAACAGCTAGGGGCCTTTGACCTCAGCCTGCGCTTCAACCATCTCTTCTGGTGCGGAGACCTCAACTATAGACTCGACTTGGACGTACAG GACATCCTGAAACATGTGTCTAAGAGGGAGTTTGAGGAGCTCATGTGTGCAGACCAGCTGACCCGAGAGAGACACAAGAGGAAGTCCTTTCTCAATTTCA AGGAAGAGAAGATTGCATTCCCACCCACCTATCGGTATGAGCGGGGCTCCAGAGACTGCTACCTTTGGCAAAAGTACAAAACTTCAGGA gTACGAGTCAATGTGCCATCGTGGTGTGATCGGATTCTGTGGAAGTCTTACCCAGAGATACACATCTTCTGCACTGCGTATG GTTGCACGGATGACATCTTCACCAGCGATCACTCGCCTGTTTTTGCCACTTTCCAAGTGGGAGTCACATCACAGTTCAGCTCCAAAACAG aaacaaagtcGGGCGTGGAGAGGGCCTGGATAGAGCTTGAAGGCATTGAGGCCATTGTGAAGACGGCAAGCAAGGCGAAatttttcattgattttcaCTCGTCTTGCCTCGAAG AGACACGGCGCTCAAGTGAGAATGACTCACAGAGTTGTGATGTTCCCAGATTTCTCAAACTCGGCTGGTCCTTCAAACAACTGCCAAAG CTTTTTCCAATCAAGTCTGACATGGAGTACCTTCAGGACCAGcacctgctgctgtctgtcaAGTCATGTGACGGATTTGAGTCTTACG gGGAATGCTGTGTTGCTCTGCGCTCACTCACTGGTGCATCTGAGCAGTTTGAGACATTTTTGAGTCACCGAGGTGAGGAGATGGGCTCCATCAGAGGACGTGTCAGGGTTCATGTGCCCAAAGACAGACGAGAAACTCGAGAGAAGACCTATG attgGTTCTCCTTTGAGAAAAATGACAAAGGTCCTGCGAGAGGGCACATGTCTCCTGCATCTACACGTGGCCAAATAAACAG GTCTCTGGCAGCTCCTCCCAAACACACTCCAAGCAGCTACACCAACCCAGCCTACTTTATCTTTGAAACTGTGTCAGTGACACGCAGGGTGGAGGAGGCTCTCCCTCAGCTAAGGGACCCTCAGGTCATCTGGTCTGGAAATGAGGCCTTGCAGCTCCCAAAAATCTCAGGACGTCAGGGTTTCGACAGAAGACCCTTTCGCAGATCAGACTTTACAGAGATTGAAATTCCTGCCATCCCACCCCAGTACACTCCAACAACTGACCTTCATACACCCCAAACTAACTCCTCCTATCAGCTCTTCCCGGCCAAAAACCCATCTCCCCTACCTCCACCCTCAAGCAACGCCATGCCACAGTACCAGGAACAAACCTCACAACCCAGAGACAAATACCAATGTAAGAAAAATGTTCAAGACTCCAAGACAGTACTGCCAGACAAGAACCAGAGGAACTTGTATATGAACCAATCAGCAATCATCAGGGAAAAAACGAGGAGGGATCATCATCAGCTTCTCCCAGAGAGAACCAGCCCTATCCGGGCTTCCAAGGTGCCATCAGCTTTCCCCTACACTCCTTCCCCAGCACACTCTCAGGCCTCTGTGCCCTGGATAGTGGATCAGCAGCCGCCTGGACCTACAGGAGACAACTCCCTCACTGCTTTGCAAATGGCCAAGTCCCTCAGCGAAGTTGACTTCTTCCCCCCATTGCAGAGAGGCCCAGCTATACTCAACCATAGGCCAAGTTATAGAAATGGACCTTCAATGCATGGAGATAGAGGTTACAGCTGGGAGAAAGAA
- the inppl1b gene encoding inositol polyphosphate phosphatase-like 1b isoform X1, which produces MATAAWYHRDISRVHAEDLLARAGRDGSYLVRDSESVPGAYALCLLFQRHVHTYRILPDADGLLAVQTTQGVQVNCFRTLEDLVLGYQHPHKGLVTPLLYAVPRDTDTGDESSGGPSSCYHSTSPNTSMYRFTDMCIYDEKPASVPATINTAPLTGPPAKPAPHTLFLDKLQELNTSSTAGEVIGLLNDYLFSELPLDIENVHKGATTLCHLKRTLGTACQGLNSEIDLTLSSLETLARVFDHPSCSLTNTKAQGQEMEIDSVLFKISALVSLLSSLEKKVLKALQDAVTNHNLAVQPSPPPPEPTPIIVTSVKNQARQLPVHSFQVKMVRYGRQTVSVDVDTGVLLFDRKSGSFGIERVSHDRILQIVRFQSSPAKVRMVVDSHHNTPREMTFESARKRDAFCQLLQLMKTRHSHLSEPDVISVFIGTWNMGGSPPPRSLQSWVTCCGLGHTPDDSTALLPHDIYALGTQENPQGEREWTEHVKTTLRSYTHIEYKQVAVQSLWNMRLAVFVKPEHESRVSHVNTACVKTGLGNTLGNKGAVGVSFLFNGTSFGFVNCHLTSGSEKVLRRNQNFVDILRLLSLGDKQLGAFDLSLRFNHLFWCGDLNYRLDLDVQDILKHVSKREFEELMCADQLTRERHKRKSFLNFKEEKIAFPPTYRYERGSRDCYLWQKYKTSGVRVNVPSWCDRILWKSYPEIHIFCTAYGCTDDIFTSDHSPVFATFQVGVTSQFSSKTETKSGVERAWIELEGIEAIVKTASKAKFFIDFHSSCLEETRRSSENDSQSCDVPRFLKLGWSFKQLPKLFPIKSDMEYLQDQHLLLSVKSCDGFESYGECCVALRSLTGASEQFETFLSHRGEEMGSIRGRVRVHVPKDRRETREKTYDWFSFEKNDKGPARGHMSPASTRGQINRSLAAPPKHTPSSYTNPAYFIFETVSVTRRVEEALPQLRDPQVIWSGNEALQLPKISGRQGFDRRPFRRSDFTEIEIPAIPPQYTPTTDLHTPQTNSSYQLFPAKNPSPLPPPSSNAMPQYQEQTSQPRDKYQCKKNVQDSKTVLPDKNQRNLYMNQSAIIREKTRRDHHQLLPERTSPIRASKVPSAFPYTPSPAHSQASVPWIVDQQPPGPTGDNSLTALQMAKSLSEVDFFPPLQRGPAILNHRPSYRNGPSMHGDRGYSWEKEVSVLQCAPETVRELLSALGLQKYTLGLSLNGWDDLDYFSGITEEDLCAAGVTNPSHRRRILDNLPRNWN; this is translated from the exons ATGGCTACGGCGGCATGGTATCATCGTGACATCAGCCGTGTGCACGCTGAGGATCTGCTGGCACGGGCCGGGAGGGATGGCAGCTACCTAGTGAGAGACAGTGAGTCTGTGCCAGGAGCCTATGCGTTGTGCCTGCt GTTCCAACGTCATGTTCACACCTATCGTATTCTTCCTGATGCTGACGGCCTTCTAGCAGTTCAG aCAACACAGGGGGTGCAGGTGAACTGTTTCCGGACACTGGAGGATCTGGTGTTGGGGTACCAACATCCGCACAAGGGCCTGGTCACTCCTCTTCTCTACGCTGTTCCCCGGGATACAGACACTGGGGATGAGAGCTCAGGTGGGCCCTCTAGCTGCTATCACAGCACATCACCCAACACGAGCATGTACAGATTCACTGACATGTGTATTT ATGATGAGAAGCCGGCTTCAGTACCTGCCACCATTAACACCGCACCTCTCACTGGACCACCAGCAAAACCAGCCCCTCATACCCTGTTCCTGGATAAATTGCAGGAGCTGAACACATCCAG TACTGCAGGTGAGGTGATCGGTCTTCTCAATGACTACCTATTCAGTGAGCTGCCTCTTGACATTGAGAATGTGCACAAAGGTGCAACAACGCTGTGCCACCTGAAGCGTACTCTGGGTACTGCGTGCCAAGGCTTAAACAG TGAGATCGACCTGACTCTTTCAAGTCTGGAAACCCTGGCAAGAGTCTTTGACCACCCCAGCTGCTCTTTAACAAACACCAAAGCACAG GGCCAAGAGATGGAGATAGACAGCGTGTTGTTTAAGATTTCAGCTTTGGTCAGCCTCCTCTCTTCATTGGAGAAAAAG GTATTGAAAGCATTACAAGATGCAGTGACCAATCACAATCTGGCAGTTCAGCCAAGCCCGCCTCCTCCTGAACCAACACCCATCATCGTAACATCTGTCAAGAACCAGGCCAGACAGCTGCCAGTCCACTCCTTTCAG GTGAAGATGGTGAGGTATGGCAGACAGACTGTTTCTGTGGACGTGGACACAGGAGTGCTGCTCTTTGACAGAAAGTCTGGTTCATTTGGTATAGAGAGAGTCTCACATGACAGAA TCCTTCAGATTGTCAGGTTCCAGAGCAGTCCGGCCAAGGTACGCATGGTGGTGGACAGCCACCACAACACACCACGGGAGATGACGTTTGAGAGTGCACGG AAACGCGATGCCTTCTGCCAACTCCTGCAGCTGATGAAAACCAGACACTCTCATCTGAGTGAACCTGACGTGATATCTGTGTTCATTGGCACCTGGAACATGG GTGGTTCCCCTCCTCCTCGCAGCCTGCAGTCGTGGGTGACCTGCTGCGGTCTGGGACACACCCCTGACGATTCCACTGCCTTGCTCCCTCATGACATCTATGCTTTGGGGACTCAGGAAAACCCTCAAGGGGAGAGAGAATGGACAGAACATGTCAAAACAACTCTTCGCAGCTACACTCACATCGAGTACAAACAA GTGGCAGTACAGTCCCTCTGGAACATGaggctggctgtgtttgtgaagcCTGAGCATGAGAGTCGCGTCAGCCATGTGAACACCGCCTGTGTGAAGACTGGCCTGGGAAACACTTTGG GGAACAAGGGAGCAGTGGGTGTGTCTTTCCTCTTCAACGGGACATCTTTTGGGTTTGTTAACTGCCACCTGACCTCTGGAAGTGAGAAAGTCCTAAG GAGGAACCAGAACTTTGTGGACATCCTCAGGCTGCTCTCTCTGGGTGACAAACAGCTAGGGGCCTTTGACCTCAGCCTGCGCTTCAACCATCTCTTCTGGTGCGGAGACCTCAACTATAGACTCGACTTGGACGTACAG GACATCCTGAAACATGTGTCTAAGAGGGAGTTTGAGGAGCTCATGTGTGCAGACCAGCTGACCCGAGAGAGACACAAGAGGAAGTCCTTTCTCAATTTCA AGGAAGAGAAGATTGCATTCCCACCCACCTATCGGTATGAGCGGGGCTCCAGAGACTGCTACCTTTGGCAAAAGTACAAAACTTCAGGA gTACGAGTCAATGTGCCATCGTGGTGTGATCGGATTCTGTGGAAGTCTTACCCAGAGATACACATCTTCTGCACTGCGTATG GTTGCACGGATGACATCTTCACCAGCGATCACTCGCCTGTTTTTGCCACTTTCCAAGTGGGAGTCACATCACAGTTCAGCTCCAAAACAG aaacaaagtcGGGCGTGGAGAGGGCCTGGATAGAGCTTGAAGGCATTGAGGCCATTGTGAAGACGGCAAGCAAGGCGAAatttttcattgattttcaCTCGTCTTGCCTCGAAG AGACACGGCGCTCAAGTGAGAATGACTCACAGAGTTGTGATGTTCCCAGATTTCTCAAACTCGGCTGGTCCTTCAAACAACTGCCAAAG CTTTTTCCAATCAAGTCTGACATGGAGTACCTTCAGGACCAGcacctgctgctgtctgtcaAGTCATGTGACGGATTTGAGTCTTACG gGGAATGCTGTGTTGCTCTGCGCTCACTCACTGGTGCATCTGAGCAGTTTGAGACATTTTTGAGTCACCGAGGTGAGGAGATGGGCTCCATCAGAGGACGTGTCAGGGTTCATGTGCCCAAAGACAGACGAGAAACTCGAGAGAAGACCTATG attgGTTCTCCTTTGAGAAAAATGACAAAGGTCCTGCGAGAGGGCACATGTCTCCTGCATCTACACGTGGCCAAATAAACAG GTCTCTGGCAGCTCCTCCCAAACACACTCCAAGCAGCTACACCAACCCAGCCTACTTTATCTTTGAAACTGTGTCAGTGACACGCAGGGTGGAGGAGGCTCTCCCTCAGCTAAGGGACCCTCAGGTCATCTGGTCTGGAAATGAGGCCTTGCAGCTCCCAAAAATCTCAGGACGTCAGGGTTTCGACAGAAGACCCTTTCGCAGATCAGACTTTACAGAGATTGAAATTCCTGCCATCCCACCCCAGTACACTCCAACAACTGACCTTCATACACCCCAAACTAACTCCTCCTATCAGCTCTTCCCGGCCAAAAACCCATCTCCCCTACCTCCACCCTCAAGCAACGCCATGCCACAGTACCAGGAACAAACCTCACAACCCAGAGACAAATACCAATGTAAGAAAAATGTTCAAGACTCCAAGACAGTACTGCCAGACAAGAACCAGAGGAACTTGTATATGAACCAATCAGCAATCATCAGGGAAAAAACGAGGAGGGATCATCATCAGCTTCTCCCAGAGAGAACCAGCCCTATCCGGGCTTCCAAGGTGCCATCAGCTTTCCCCTACACTCCTTCCCCAGCACACTCTCAGGCCTCTGTGCCCTGGATAGTGGATCAGCAGCCGCCTGGACCTACAGGAGACAACTCCCTCACTGCTTTGCAAATGGCCAAGTCCCTCAGCGAAGTTGACTTCTTCCCCCCATTGCAGAGAGGCCCAGCTATACTCAACCATAGGCCAAGTTATAGAAATGGACCTTCAATGCATGGAGATAGAGGTTACAGCTGGGAGAAAGAA
- the inppl1b gene encoding inositol polyphosphate phosphatase-like 1b isoform X2, translating to MATAAWYHRDISRVHAEDLLARAGRDGSYLVRDSESVPGAYALCLLFQRHVHTYRILPDADGLLAVQTTQGVQVNCFRTLEDLVLGYQHPHKGLVTPLLYAVPRDTDTGDESSDDEKPASVPATINTAPLTGPPAKPAPHTLFLDKLQELNTSSTAGEVIGLLNDYLFSELPLDIENVHKGATTLCHLKRTLGTACQGLNSEIDLTLSSLETLARVFDHPSCSLTNTKAQGQEMEIDSVLFKISALVSLLSSLEKKVLKALQDAVTNHNLAVQPSPPPPEPTPIIVTSVKNQARQLPVHSFQVKMVRYGRQTVSVDVDTGVLLFDRKSGSFGIERVSHDRILQIVRFQSSPAKVRMVVDSHHNTPREMTFESARKRDAFCQLLQLMKTRHSHLSEPDVISVFIGTWNMGGSPPPRSLQSWVTCCGLGHTPDDSTALLPHDIYALGTQENPQGEREWTEHVKTTLRSYTHIEYKQVAVQSLWNMRLAVFVKPEHESRVSHVNTACVKTGLGNTLGNKGAVGVSFLFNGTSFGFVNCHLTSGSEKVLRRNQNFVDILRLLSLGDKQLGAFDLSLRFNHLFWCGDLNYRLDLDVQDILKHVSKREFEELMCADQLTRERHKRKSFLNFKEEKIAFPPTYRYERGSRDCYLWQKYKTSGVRVNVPSWCDRILWKSYPEIHIFCTAYGCTDDIFTSDHSPVFATFQVGVTSQFSSKTETKSGVERAWIELEGIEAIVKTASKAKFFIDFHSSCLEETRRSSENDSQSCDVPRFLKLGWSFKQLPKLFPIKSDMEYLQDQHLLLSVKSCDGFESYGECCVALRSLTGASEQFETFLSHRGEEMGSIRGRVRVHVPKDRRETREKTYDWFSFEKNDKGPARGHMSPASTRGQINRSLAAPPKHTPSSYTNPAYFIFETVSVTRRVEEALPQLRDPQVIWSGNEALQLPKISGRQGFDRRPFRRSDFTEIEIPAIPPQYTPTTDLHTPQTNSSYQLFPAKNPSPLPPPSSNAMPQYQEQTSQPRDKYQCKKNVQDSKTVLPDKNQRNLYMNQSAIIREKTRRDHHQLLPERTSPIRASKVPSAFPYTPSPAHSQASVPWIVDQQPPGPTGDNSLTALQMAKSLSEVDFFPPLQRGPAILNHRPSYRNGPSMHGDRGYSWEKEVSVLQCAPETVRELLSALGLQKYTLGLSLNGWDDLDYFSGITEEDLCAAGVTNPSHRRRILDNLPRNWN from the exons ATGGCTACGGCGGCATGGTATCATCGTGACATCAGCCGTGTGCACGCTGAGGATCTGCTGGCACGGGCCGGGAGGGATGGCAGCTACCTAGTGAGAGACAGTGAGTCTGTGCCAGGAGCCTATGCGTTGTGCCTGCt GTTCCAACGTCATGTTCACACCTATCGTATTCTTCCTGATGCTGACGGCCTTCTAGCAGTTCAG aCAACACAGGGGGTGCAGGTGAACTGTTTCCGGACACTGGAGGATCTGGTGTTGGGGTACCAACATCCGCACAAGGGCCTGGTCACTCCTCTTCTCTACGCTGTTCCCCGGGATACAGACACTGGGGATGAGAGCTCAG ATGATGAGAAGCCGGCTTCAGTACCTGCCACCATTAACACCGCACCTCTCACTGGACCACCAGCAAAACCAGCCCCTCATACCCTGTTCCTGGATAAATTGCAGGAGCTGAACACATCCAG TACTGCAGGTGAGGTGATCGGTCTTCTCAATGACTACCTATTCAGTGAGCTGCCTCTTGACATTGAGAATGTGCACAAAGGTGCAACAACGCTGTGCCACCTGAAGCGTACTCTGGGTACTGCGTGCCAAGGCTTAAACAG TGAGATCGACCTGACTCTTTCAAGTCTGGAAACCCTGGCAAGAGTCTTTGACCACCCCAGCTGCTCTTTAACAAACACCAAAGCACAG GGCCAAGAGATGGAGATAGACAGCGTGTTGTTTAAGATTTCAGCTTTGGTCAGCCTCCTCTCTTCATTGGAGAAAAAG GTATTGAAAGCATTACAAGATGCAGTGACCAATCACAATCTGGCAGTTCAGCCAAGCCCGCCTCCTCCTGAACCAACACCCATCATCGTAACATCTGTCAAGAACCAGGCCAGACAGCTGCCAGTCCACTCCTTTCAG GTGAAGATGGTGAGGTATGGCAGACAGACTGTTTCTGTGGACGTGGACACAGGAGTGCTGCTCTTTGACAGAAAGTCTGGTTCATTTGGTATAGAGAGAGTCTCACATGACAGAA TCCTTCAGATTGTCAGGTTCCAGAGCAGTCCGGCCAAGGTACGCATGGTGGTGGACAGCCACCACAACACACCACGGGAGATGACGTTTGAGAGTGCACGG AAACGCGATGCCTTCTGCCAACTCCTGCAGCTGATGAAAACCAGACACTCTCATCTGAGTGAACCTGACGTGATATCTGTGTTCATTGGCACCTGGAACATGG GTGGTTCCCCTCCTCCTCGCAGCCTGCAGTCGTGGGTGACCTGCTGCGGTCTGGGACACACCCCTGACGATTCCACTGCCTTGCTCCCTCATGACATCTATGCTTTGGGGACTCAGGAAAACCCTCAAGGGGAGAGAGAATGGACAGAACATGTCAAAACAACTCTTCGCAGCTACACTCACATCGAGTACAAACAA GTGGCAGTACAGTCCCTCTGGAACATGaggctggctgtgtttgtgaagcCTGAGCATGAGAGTCGCGTCAGCCATGTGAACACCGCCTGTGTGAAGACTGGCCTGGGAAACACTTTGG GGAACAAGGGAGCAGTGGGTGTGTCTTTCCTCTTCAACGGGACATCTTTTGGGTTTGTTAACTGCCACCTGACCTCTGGAAGTGAGAAAGTCCTAAG GAGGAACCAGAACTTTGTGGACATCCTCAGGCTGCTCTCTCTGGGTGACAAACAGCTAGGGGCCTTTGACCTCAGCCTGCGCTTCAACCATCTCTTCTGGTGCGGAGACCTCAACTATAGACTCGACTTGGACGTACAG GACATCCTGAAACATGTGTCTAAGAGGGAGTTTGAGGAGCTCATGTGTGCAGACCAGCTGACCCGAGAGAGACACAAGAGGAAGTCCTTTCTCAATTTCA AGGAAGAGAAGATTGCATTCCCACCCACCTATCGGTATGAGCGGGGCTCCAGAGACTGCTACCTTTGGCAAAAGTACAAAACTTCAGGA gTACGAGTCAATGTGCCATCGTGGTGTGATCGGATTCTGTGGAAGTCTTACCCAGAGATACACATCTTCTGCACTGCGTATG GTTGCACGGATGACATCTTCACCAGCGATCACTCGCCTGTTTTTGCCACTTTCCAAGTGGGAGTCACATCACAGTTCAGCTCCAAAACAG aaacaaagtcGGGCGTGGAGAGGGCCTGGATAGAGCTTGAAGGCATTGAGGCCATTGTGAAGACGGCAAGCAAGGCGAAatttttcattgattttcaCTCGTCTTGCCTCGAAG AGACACGGCGCTCAAGTGAGAATGACTCACAGAGTTGTGATGTTCCCAGATTTCTCAAACTCGGCTGGTCCTTCAAACAACTGCCAAAG CTTTTTCCAATCAAGTCTGACATGGAGTACCTTCAGGACCAGcacctgctgctgtctgtcaAGTCATGTGACGGATTTGAGTCTTACG gGGAATGCTGTGTTGCTCTGCGCTCACTCACTGGTGCATCTGAGCAGTTTGAGACATTTTTGAGTCACCGAGGTGAGGAGATGGGCTCCATCAGAGGACGTGTCAGGGTTCATGTGCCCAAAGACAGACGAGAAACTCGAGAGAAGACCTATG attgGTTCTCCTTTGAGAAAAATGACAAAGGTCCTGCGAGAGGGCACATGTCTCCTGCATCTACACGTGGCCAAATAAACAG GTCTCTGGCAGCTCCTCCCAAACACACTCCAAGCAGCTACACCAACCCAGCCTACTTTATCTTTGAAACTGTGTCAGTGACACGCAGGGTGGAGGAGGCTCTCCCTCAGCTAAGGGACCCTCAGGTCATCTGGTCTGGAAATGAGGCCTTGCAGCTCCCAAAAATCTCAGGACGTCAGGGTTTCGACAGAAGACCCTTTCGCAGATCAGACTTTACAGAGATTGAAATTCCTGCCATCCCACCCCAGTACACTCCAACAACTGACCTTCATACACCCCAAACTAACTCCTCCTATCAGCTCTTCCCGGCCAAAAACCCATCTCCCCTACCTCCACCCTCAAGCAACGCCATGCCACAGTACCAGGAACAAACCTCACAACCCAGAGACAAATACCAATGTAAGAAAAATGTTCAAGACTCCAAGACAGTACTGCCAGACAAGAACCAGAGGAACTTGTATATGAACCAATCAGCAATCATCAGGGAAAAAACGAGGAGGGATCATCATCAGCTTCTCCCAGAGAGAACCAGCCCTATCCGGGCTTCCAAGGTGCCATCAGCTTTCCCCTACACTCCTTCCCCAGCACACTCTCAGGCCTCTGTGCCCTGGATAGTGGATCAGCAGCCGCCTGGACCTACAGGAGACAACTCCCTCACTGCTTTGCAAATGGCCAAGTCCCTCAGCGAAGTTGACTTCTTCCCCCCATTGCAGAGAGGCCCAGCTATACTCAACCATAGGCCAAGTTATAGAAATGGACCTTCAATGCATGGAGATAGAGGTTACAGCTGGGAGAAAGAA